GCGGCCAGCGTCACTCGTGAAGCGTGCGCCGGTCACGACATCCGGGAGATCGGCGCCCCTCCCGAGACCGCCGCGAGCGTCATCACCCCCCGGCCGTGACGCGCTCGGAGGAGCGTCTCAGCGGGGGTCGCCCGCGAAGGCGGTTGCCACGCCGAGTCCGATGATGCTGACGCCGCCCGCTTGGCCGATGCGTCGCAATCGTCTCGGGGAGCGGGTGAACCAGCCGCGGACCGTGCTGGCGGCGACCGCCCAGACGAGGTCGGTGGCCAGGCCGATCGCCACCGGCACGAGTGCCAGCAGCAGCATCTGGGCGGTCACGTTCCCGGCCGTGGGGACGACGAACTGGGGAAGGATCGCGGCGTAGAGCACGAACACCTTCGGATTGGTGACCCCGACCAGAAGGCCCTGCCGGGCGGTGGCCCACCAGCCGGGCCGGGCCGACGCCTCGGCCGCCTGCTCAGGTGACGGCGCGCGGTGCGCGAGGAGCGCGTGCACTCCGAGGAAGACCAGGTAGGCCGCGCCGGCGTATTTGATGACGTGGAAGAGCACCTCGGATCGGGCGAGCAGCTCGCCGAGCCCGACAGCGACGACCACGCCGGCGACGAGGCTCCCGAACGCGTTTCCGACCACGGTCGCGATCGCGATGCGGCGCCCGTGCGCCAGGGCCCTCCCCACGATGAACAGGACGCTGGGCCCCGGAACGGCGATGATCAGCACGCTCGCGAGCGCAAGTCCCGCCGCCTGAGACGCCCCGATCATGACCCTCACCCTATCCGGCGGGCCCGGCGACGGATCGCCATGATCGGCCCCGGCGCGAAAGCCGGGGCTGACCAGGTCTTCGTGGCGGAGACGGAGGGATTTGAACCCTCGGTCCCCCGGAGGGGACTCCACCTTAGCAGGGTGGTGCACTAGGCCGAACTATGCGACGTCTCCTGGTACTGCCTGCCCATCATAGCCGCACGGGGGAACCCGTTCGGACCGCCGCGAGGGGCGCGATCAGCCGTGGAAGCCGACCGAGCAGGTCTGGTCGGCCGCGGTCTGGCCGTTCACTCCCGAGATGATGACCTTGTCCGGCAGCACGGGCTCCGGGGCCGTCGTGGCGCCGGGGGTGGGCGTCGCCGAAGGGTCGGCGGGCGTCGCCGGATCGGCCGGCGCGTTCGGGTCGACTTCGGAACCGCGACCGTCACCCGCCTTGTCGAGACCGATCGGCTGGTCGGCGCGGATCGCCGCGAACAGCTTGTCGGCGATCGCCTGCTTCGGCTGCACCTTGCCCGCGTAGATGCCCTGACCGCCGGTGCTGCCGGGGTACTGCACGAAGGTGATGCGGTCCATCGGGATCTTGTTGAGCGCCTTCGCCATCGCGACCACGGTCGCGGGCTGGGTGAGCTCGGTCGAGAGCTGCATGTTCGCCGCAGCCGCCTTGGTGAGGCCGATGAGC
The Protaetiibacter larvae DNA segment above includes these coding regions:
- a CDS encoding LysE family translocator, whose amino-acid sequence is MIGASQAAGLALASVLIIAVPGPSVLFIVGRALAHGRRIAIATVVGNAFGSLVAGVVVAVGLGELLARSEVLFHVIKYAGAAYLVFLGVHALLAHRAPSPEQAAEASARPGWWATARQGLLVGVTNPKVFVLYAAILPQFVVPTAGNVTAQMLLLALVPVAIGLATDLVWAVAASTVRGWFTRSPRRLRRIGQAGGVSIIGLGVATAFAGDPR